Proteins found in one Lepeophtheirus salmonis chromosome 9, UVic_Lsal_1.4, whole genome shotgun sequence genomic segment:
- the Sos gene encoding protein son of sevenless translates to MSISSRDEENNYDWRGNCGKWRGLLSSSLSRVLYQVHPTLMAQGEALDYVEGLILRLLAMLTTKPTPITVSDVSDRVSRTFPTPIDKWALNEAQGALSRGRKRANLVLPLDKIHSLLSKEVLVNKIDDGVTLFIVAVLEYISADILKLAGNYVKNIRHVQISCQDIKVAMCADKVLMDMFYQDEVLTFNDDELANKQAAQTYDEVVKDLIMDEKQYLRDLHMITKVFRELFQTHNIGTQWEFDQIFSNITDITELTMTLTGSLEDTLEMTEEGNVSAVGSCFEELAEAEEFDVYDKYSTDVLSESCRSTLDSLVSKPEVCEALLSSGHGFREAVKFYLPKLLLGPVYHCFHYFIYIEQLMKLTPSKEERDILKQVTAMLSPLHMKLSSVVQSVGSTTKRKPGDIFHKYGPCRMSRQQSLFKLNQLQHSIVGWEGKEISSNSSELVCEGKLKILDGRRKLTERYIFLCDGLIIICKHITKRTSISGSQPEYRFVKRYLIRRMDIYDREDDDTFRHTFELEPRDQPRIVFKAESAEEKNNWMAALVMLNTKSMLERTLDLILFNEEKKHPLKFPPSHLYKFLEPNSPQNIVFEQTAKTSGVPLIKGATLIKLIERLTYHVYADPMFMKTFLTTYRSFSNPNELLDLLIDRFHIPDPEFSSDSESESEEKSSKIRNALEMKRFRREYSQPVQFRVLNVLKHWVDQHFYDFEQDLELLHKLTSFLDQIAGKSMKKWVECISKIVQRRLSNEESNKGITFDFDRSPPPVEEFIKSPDPDWPKIMTYHPIEIARQLTLLEFSYYRAVKPSELVDQAWTREDKDKRSPNLLRMVRHTTNFTRTLEKLIVETENIEERGCLVQRILEIMLVLQEHNNFNGVLAITSALNSSAVHRLQLTKDKVANHLLKSLEEASSYIEDHFKIYWEKLRSINPPCVPFFGQYQTNILFLEEGNLDFLPPHSLINFSKRRKVAEIISEIQQYQNQPYCLSEVKKLKDYLENLEPFPELCEKEITDHLWQHSITIEPRVMDAAAKKKVYEGKIRWKGLTLRSPGIKPKNLPGKNHPNPLPKIRTHSVRSGGDAEDPSPITSPVYQSPASGPSTPTTSPPDSDPIKIPVILPSPIVTNISTGGSVSTSLSSSNSNTTNATTNNSSSNTTPLVVSKPPPLPPKPSKSTIITSDIPPLPPRDSSSPPPIPPRLISRSPLMDPVLPRRNSSSTQSPPTIVPRRHSGMTGAQSTGRYPAPPPLNLRAGSEGTSPNSSPLWCQSSSPCWSSGSSTSHSQNPRSCQQQQPSSSSSSTTTTTNRHQHSQPQITSSLLSDNRNHSDSHFTFDSSLSGPPSSSISHPNGTPQLPPRPPPYKFI, encoded by the exons ATGTCGATTTCGAGTAGGGATGAAGAGAATAATTACGATTGGAGAGGAAACTGTGGTAAATGGAGGGGTCTTTTATCGAGTTCCCTCTCCCGTGTGCTCTATCAAGTGCATCCCACTCTGATGGCGCAAGGAGAAGCATTGGACTATGTGGAGGGACTGATCCTTCGCCTTCTAGCCATGCTCACCACCAAACCCACTCCTATCACAGTTTCAGACGTCTCGGATCGTGTCTCAAGGACGTTTCCTACTCCTATTGATAAATGGGCTCTGAATGAGGCTCAAGGAGCCCTGTCTCGGGGGCGCAAGAGAGCCAATCTCGTTCTCCCTCTCGATAAAATACACTCCCTTCTCTCCAAGGAGGTTCTAGTCAACAAAATCGATGATGGAGTCACACTCTTCATCGTGGCTGTCTTGGAGTACATCTCCGCAGATATTCTCAAA CTCGCTGGAAATTACGTTAAAAATATTCGACATGTTCAAATATCCTGCCAGGATATTAAAGTTGCAATGTGTGCGGATAAG GTTCTAATGGATATGTTTTATCAAGACGAAGTGCTCACATTTAATGACGATGAACTTGCAAACAAACAAGCCGCTCAAACATACGACGAAGTTGTGAAAGATCTCATCATGGATGAAAAACAATATCTCAGAGATTTACATATGATTACAAAAGTATTTCGTGAACTCTTTCAGACACATAACATTGGAACTCAGTGGGAGTTTGaccaaatattttctaatataacagACATTACTGAGCTTACAATGACTCTTACTGGATCTTTGGAAGATACATTAGAAATGACGGAAGAAGGAAACGTTTCTGCTGTTGGATCATGTTTTGAAGAGCTAGCTGAGGCTGAAGAGTTCGATGTGTACGATAAATATTCTACGGATGTTCTATCTGAATCATGCCGATCTACTCTTGATTCTCTAGTCTCTAAACCTGAAGTTTGCGAAGCGCTTCTATCATCTGGTCATGGATTTAGAGAAGCCGTGAAATTCTATTTGCCAAAACTTTTATTGGGTCCTGTGTATCATTGCTTtcattacttcatatatattgaG caacTTATGAAGTTAACACCTTCAAAGGAGGAACGTGACATATTGAAACAGGTGACTGCTATGCTTAGTCCTCTCCACATGAAACTTTCTAGTGTTGTGCAAAGTGTAGGCTCTACTACCAAACGAAAACCggg tgatatatttcataaatatggtCCTTGTCGTATGAGTCGACAACagagtttatttaaattaaatcaacttCAGCATTCTATCGTTGGATGGGAAGGGAaggaaatttcatcaaattcttCAGAACTAGTTTGCG aagGAAAACTTAAAATATTGGATGGTCGAAGGAAATTAACTGAGCGTTATATTTTTCTCTGTGATGGtttgattattatttgcaaaCATATAACAAAACGCACCTCTATTTCTGGCTCTCAACCCGAGTATCGATTCGTCAAAAGGTATCTAATACGCCGAATGGATATTTACGACCGAGAAGATGATGATACTTTTCGACATACATTTGAATTAGAACCTCGCGACCAGCCTCGAATTGTATTCAAAGCTGAATCtgctgaagaaaaaaataattggatggCTGCTCTCGTCATGTTAAACACAAAATCCATGCTGGAAAGGACTTTGGATCTTATTTTGTTCAACGAAGAGAAAAAACATCCACTTAAGTTTCCTCCCAgtcatttatacaaatttttagagCCTAATAGCCCCCAAAATATCGTTTTCGAACAAACGGCAAAGACATCTGGTGTACCTTTGATCAAG ggaGCAACGCTGATCAAACTGATTGAAAGACTTACCTATCATGTTTACGCGGATCCAATGTTCATGAAGACATTTCTAACCACATACAGAAGTTTTTCTAATCCTAATGAACTCTTGGATCTACTAATAGACAGATTCCATATACCCGATCCCGAATTTTCAAGTGACTCGGAATCTGAATCGGaagaaaaaagttccaaaattcgTAATGCACTTGAAATGAAGAGATTTAGAAGAGAGTATTCACAGCCTGTTCAATTCCGTGTTCTTAATGTCCTTAAGCATTGGGTGGACCAAcacttttatgattttgaacAAGATTTAGAGCTTTTGCACAAATTAACTTCCTTTTTAGATCAAATTGCGGGGAAATCCATGAAAAAATGGGTTGAGTGCATTAGTAAAATAGTACAACGAAGG TTAAGCAACGAAGAAAGTAACAAGGGTATTACTTTCGATTTTGACCGATCTCCACCACCTGTAGAAGAGTTTATAAAAAGTCCGGATCCTGACTGGCCTAAAATTATGACC TATCATCCTATCGAAATTGCTAGGCAGTTGACCCTTTTAGAATTTTCCTATTATCGAGCTGTTAAGCCTTCTGAATTAGTAGATCAAGCTTGGACGAGAGAAGATAAAGATAAGAGAAGTCCTAATCTATTGCGAATGGTTCGACATACGACAAAt ttcacTCGTACACTAGAAAAGTTAATAGTTGAAACGGAAAATATTGAGGAACGAGGTTGTTTAGTACAAAGGATATTGGAAATAATGCTGGTTCTTCAGGAGCACAATAACTTCAATGGTGTTCTTGCAATTACGTCAGCCTTAAACTCATCCGCGGTTCATCGTCTTCAGTTAACTAAagat aaagTTGCAAATCATTTGTTAAAATCCCTAGAGGAAGCCTCTTCATACATCGAAGACCACTTTAAGATATATTGGGAAAAACTTCGGTCTATTAATCCTCCTTGTGTTCCTTTCTTTGGTCAATATCAaaccaatattttgtttttagaggAAGGAAATCTAGATTTTCTACCACCTCATAGtcttatcaatttttcaaaaagaaggaAAGTTGCAGAAATCATTTCTGAAATTCAACAATATCAGAATCAACCTTACTGCCTGTCAGAagttaagaaattaaaa GATTACCTTGAGAACTTAGAGCCATTTCCAGAATTGTGTGAAAAGGAGATAACGGATCATCTATGGCAACATTCTATCACAATTGAGCCAAGAGTTATGGATGCTGCAGCTAAGAAAAAAGTCTACGAAGGAAAAATTAGATGGAAGGGTCTCACTCTACGATCTCCTGGTATAAAACCTAAAAACCTACCCGGAAAAAATCATCCTAATCCTCTACCGAAGATTCGAACACACTCTGTTCGAAGTGGTGGTGATGCAGAAGATCCATCTCCAATAACTTCTCCGGTTTATCAGTCCCCTGCTTCTGGGCCTTCAACTCCAACGACCTCCCCTCCAGATTCAGATCCAATAAAAATTCCAGTTATACTTCCTTCACCGATCGTTACAAATATTAGTACTGGAGGCAGTGTATCCACTTCCTTGTCGAGTAGTAACAGTAATACCACCAACGCCACCACCAACAATAGTAGTAGTAATACAACACCGTTGGTCGTTTCGAAACCTCCTCCACTCCCACCTAAACCATCAAAATCCACAATAATAACATCTGATATACCCCCACTTCCTCCAAGAGATTCTTCTTCGCCCCCACCTATTCCACCGAGATTAATATCCCGGTCTCCTCTTATGGACCCTGTTCTTCCTCGTAGAAATTCGTCTTCTACTCAGTCTCCGCCAACGATTGTTCCAAGACGACATTCAGGAATGACTGGAGCTCAAT